TGGATCAGCAGCTGGTGTTCAAAAGGAACTCAGTTTCAGACACAGGTTCTTGATTGCATTAGGCAGAAGCAAAGTTTtattagaaacatttttcaCCAGCAGGTACATAAGTGACCTGACTAACTCAGGTAACTTCTAGAGGTTACAGCATTGCAGAACAGAAGAGCAGAACAGAGGAGGTGGCTCCTGACACCCCCTTTAGCTACGGGGCCAAGCATCACTGAGTTACTTCTACTTTCTCTGCACAGAGGGTGCAGTGAACAGGGACTGTTCTCTGGTTGTCTCTGGGTTTCCCTGTCACCTTCCAGTCCGTTTCTCCTTAATCACAAATTCTCCTGCAGGTCACTggagagaaaacacagcagtgttATTGGATTGGAACACAAGTAAAATCCTTCACATAACAGATACCAGATCCTGGTGGTGCCCTTGTTTCTGGAACGTACTGCtaagctgctgcagctggcagcatcCCAGGAAGCTCCAGAAATTCCCtaaataatttgctttaatGGGAATTTTCACTTGTAAAATTATAGGTTTACTCTTCTTTTCACTCTTTCCAGACTCTTTTGCTAAGCTTTAGCTGTTGTCTTCTTCACTTCTTCCAAATTTTCCCATCATGCTTTATCTCCCTGGCCTTCTCTTCTGCATTCTACTGCTCCTTTTTGTCTCCTCTTTGCTTCCTCTATCCCATGTTCAGCCCAAGCTCTCTAAACCCATTTCTCAGTGACACCACCACTGTATCAGATCCCCCCTGTAGCACAGTGACTCTGAGAGGATGCCAATGACACATCCTAGGAATGTGCTGTCTCCTGGCCTCAGTGCATGAGGAAATGAACAAAGCCAGTTTTCCTTTTGGGAAAATGCAGCCCTTACCTTGTATGTCTCCAGTCTTGCAGGGTGGGACCTGGGCCTGGCAGTGGGCAGCTGAAGTTGTTGTGTAGGTGTGGCTCGTCCTAATGACCCCTCCACCAGTTCCCATTCCTCCTCCGTGACTAGTGGGGTAAATTTGGTGAGAGAAATAGGGAATTTTAGAACTTTACATGTCACTGCTGACTGACTTCCTAACGCAAAGTCTCAAACTATGGCCTTTATAGGCATACCGGTATTTTacattacattttctttcactttcagAGTTGCTTTACGTTTGTGCTCCCCCTTGGCATGGACAGTTCTCACCCATTTCACTATAAAAAAGGGACGGTCACCAATGCTGACATAATGCCAGGGGTGACAGTGTTGTCACCAGCAGTTAACAGATTTGGTGTTCTACTTTGCAGATCCCAAGGACTGACATTTAGTTCTGATTGGAATGTTCATCACAAGGAAGGTATTAATGAGGCAACTTTTTAATCTCAGAGAAAGCCTGGACTGAAGATCAGGCTGTATTCCCAATCTGTAATGCAGATCCctgacattttcatttattctctAGTGGATCTGGAGAGGTACTTACATGAGGTCCTGCTGTCCTCCTTCCAACAAGCACCGGTAGGTCTGGATCTCCTGCTCCAGGCGGCACTTGACGTCCAGTAAGGTCTTGTACTCTTGGTTCTGGCACTCTATTTCTGCTCTTATTTCAGCCAACTGCTGCTCCACACACGTGATCTGGTTCTGTAGCTCACTGAGGAGAGAGTTGTACTGGCACTCCGTTTCAGCCAGAGATGATTCCAAGTTATTTCTCTGATAAGATaagcaaaaaaacaacaatCATTTTAGTGTAACCCTCCAGTCAAAAAAATGAATAAGCCATTCTCCACCATTGTGCTGGTTGGTGGGTCTGGCTGCTCATGCTGAGAAACCCAGCAGTGACCAGTTGGAGCTGTGAGTCAGCTCATCACCCacctggctgagctgagcctggagaTCGATTTCCAGGGTTTGCAGTTGGCGTCTCAGTTCAGTCACTTGGTTGTTGCACGTCTCCACCTCCTGACCACTCGTAATAACCTCCCGATTCACCTCCTCAATCTGAAATCACCAACCCAGGATAAAGAGCTTTAGGCATATCTGAGTAAGCTGGATTTGCTTTTACAGGAACAGAACACAGAGAGTGTTCAGCAAAAGGACACAGGAAGCAGGGCAGGTTCTCTGTGCACAGGGTGTTCCCTACAGCTCCACTGCTTGTTCTTTTTACAAATCCCATTAACCTCGTGGCTATTAAATCCCTTTAATCCAAATGTGGAATATCTCTGCTCCAACAACAGACCACAAGGCCTTGTGGCAAATGCTGCTGTTCCAGATGGGACATAACAAACTGGTCAGACAGGCCTGTGGCTCCTGTGGAGCACAGGGTATAATGAGTGCTGCTCTTGGGCTTCACTGGGAAGGAAGAACTGCTTATTGTCTCCATGTCTGGTCTCTGAAAGGCTcctgggcctggagctgtgtgtgtcagTCTGGTTTGCAGCACAAGTTTGGTTTGTTGCTTACCTTGCACTCATACCAATCCTCGACTTCCTTGCGGTTGCGCGCTATCAGTGTCTCATACTGGCATCTCAAATCCTCCAGGATTTGCCTGAGATCTGGTCCCGGGCAGGCATTGACCTCCACACTCACATCTCCAGTTGATTGTTTCCTCAGGCAACTCATCTCCTGGAAATAAATCCCAGATCAGATCATACTGGTTTTTGGAAGGCAGCACAGAAGAGCAAAGCTCAGTGGCCAAGAACTGCCCTCCCTGTGAGaccttcctccctgctgtggctgtgaaAGGCACTGGAGGATGGTGTAAGTGTTTTCCCAAGGAATCTGTTGGCTAATGTGTTTCTTCATCAACTGGAAtaagcagctctgtggtgctcccagtctgagcacagccccaggagcagcactgcccctgccagagctcccttcccttctgAAGCAGAGTGCTCTGAGCCCCAGAAGGTTTGGTGGGAAAGCTGTGGCCTGAAAGTggataatttaaattaaaaaaaaaaaaagctttctgccAGGGCCGtgatgcagggctgggcaggacctACCTCCTCATGGTTCTTCttcaggcagcagagctcctccCGCAGCgactccagctgtgcctccagGTCAGACCTGCACAGCGTCAGCTGGTCCAGCACCTGGCGCAGCCCGTTGATGTCGGCCTCCACGCTCTGGCGCAGCGCCAGCTCCGTCTCATACCTGGGTTGTGACATAAAGCACAGATTCAGGATGGGGATATCCCACGTGGCTTCTGTTTGTGCCAggatctccttccccagctccatgctTTCACCTGCATTTTGCTGGATTTCTGCATGCCTTGGATTTCTGCACCACTTCATGTCTCTTACATGAAAGCTTTTCTTcctcatggtttttttttttccctgctcctgctcactgTATATTTGGTGTCACTTactcagctgcatttctgctttgttgATCCCATCTGTGCTGGTCTGGGGTGAAAAGGAGCCACTCCCTgagctgcctgtccccagcctcaCCACAAATGCCGCCGTTGCTAAATGTTTTACCCAAGAACACTAATTAAGGGAGGGCTGGTGACCAGGAGCAAAATGCCTTTCATCATCCTGCCCTACCGAAGTGGCGTGGGGAGACGTGTCTGGAGCCTCTGTAATTAGTGCTGTGAGCCTCCCAGGGAGGTGGAAAGGAGCAGGGGGGAGGCAGCAGGTTCATAGAGGGGCACTCACTTCACACGGAAGTCATCAGCAGCCATCCTGCTGTTATCAATGTCCAGGATGATCTTGTTGTTATCAATGGTTGCGCAGACAATCTGGAAAACAGCAAACCATGAGAGATGTCTCCTCTCTCCTGTTTTACTCTATAGGTTTTTCTGCCTTGCAATTAGGTAGGAACTCttcacatttccctttttctgttaCCTTCTTACATAAGTAACCTTGTCCCTTAAGCATAGAAGTTGAAGGAGGTGGCTTTGCCTCCTTTACTCGCAGAAGAAAGGAGATCAACCACATAGAGCTGGGAATTAAAGAGTTGTGGGATGGGACTTCCCAGTTTCAAGATCTGAAGGCAAGTTCCAAAGATTCTTCACAAAATAAACCTAAAGAACCTTCCTTAAGATTGTAAATCTCAACTGACATTCAAGCTGGCATGTTCTGGGCTTCAGACTTATGGACCTTCAGGGAACATGAACGGAAGGTGTCTTTAAGCCTTAGGATCAGCCATAACTTTCATTGTGGACTTATTAATAATATCAGGCTGTTTGTGTCACTGTGACAATCAGTTTCAATTCTCAGCTTTTCTCACCTAGAGATTTATAACATTTCATTTGATAAAGCATCCAGAGTGTATGTTTTTGATTATCCCATAGtttgctctgctcttcctgtgGGGCAGACACCACTACATTTCCTCAGAGTACATTTGTAATATTACATTTACAATTATATAGTCACATACAATGTACCAAAgcatccttttcctctttcagagcATTCTCCCACCCATACCACCTTGCAGCACCCACACTCAGCAATGCCATAGGGGAATTTGCCAAAATTTCTGTTTGCAAAGACATTCATAAGCACCAGAGTTCCCTCCAACAACTGCAGTAAGTTCTAAACACAAACTCAGGAATAAGCTTTCAAAAGGGGAGGAACAACCCGAGGAGGGATTACCTGGTTCTGAAGATCTTCAATCTCTTTGTAGTAGCAGCTGTAGTCGCGGGGCTCGCAGGAGAGGCCCTGTGTTGCATACCACTCTCTGATCCTGCACTCCAGCTCAGCATTCTCCTTCTCCAAGCACTTCACCTTGTCCAGATAGGAAGCCAGGCGATCATTGAGGTTTTGCATGGTGACTTTCTCATCGCAGGATGAAAGCAAGCAGTCGCCACCAAGACCCCCAACAACCACACCACCTCCGAGGCCAAAGCCGAGGCCATTGCCATAGCAGTTGCCACCTCCATAGCTCCCACCAGCCAAGCTCCCAACACTCAGTCCCCCTCCATAATTCACTCCGCCGCAGTAGCTCCTTCCAGAAAAACCTCTGCCACTGCCTATGCCAAAGGAAGAAATCCGtgctccaccaccaccaccaccaatgATGCAGCTGCCAccgctgctcctgcctttgctAGACACAGTAATGGTCTCCTTAATGTTGCAACTCATGGCGACAGCGGTGGGAAATGCAAGCAGAAGCCCAAAGCAAGATGCACAGCTTGATACGAAATCAGACTGCGAGCTGGCCCTGGCCGCCCATCCCTATTTATACCTTCCACAGTGGGTGTCACCTCTGCTTCTTCTTCCCATAAGGCTGGCTACTCCAGCCATTGGTGCCAAGAATAATTTCTCAAAGGGAAGTTTCCTTTCAAGAAGCCTGGTAGACAAGGAAGATACTTTACATGTCTCTTGCtaatttcaaaaatacattAGCAATAATGTTTTATGAATCATCAGCTTTTTGTTTATGATGCAAACTTACAGCGTTAAGCCAGGAAAAACACTGTCCTAAATTACACACCAGGAAGAAATCATTAAAGGTTATTGCATCAAAGAGGTCTTTATCtctcattaatttattttattttgagttgAATAAGCAGTTTTCATGCAAGGTGCTGAGGTTGGAATATGtaagatgaaaaagaaagaagaaatactAAGTTTGCTTTTCGAGTGATGTATGAAGAATGATGTAAGAACTATGGAAAGATCAGAGACATAGAGATTAACCTTTAAATCTCTCCACTGCCAAGATGACAAATCTGTAACACTCTGCTGTGAGACAAGTGAGACCAAGGAGGGATCTCGTAATGGGCACGGATGAAAGGTTCTTCATACATGATTGTGGCTCTCCAGTAATCCACAAAGGATTTGTTTCATTATGTAGAGTGTGTAAAGGAAGGTAAAAGTGCTTTAACTATTTCCTGTTGTTCAGTGAAAGATAATTTCTGCACTTCTCCTCATTATGGATTGTAATTGTTGCTGGGAAAGGGTGGGTTTGAAACACTGGATGGGAGTGGAAATATCCTGTGGCCAATTTCTCTGTCAATACATGCTGAATTTTAATCAGAGCTTTGGGATTGCTGTCCTGGGACATATAAAGACAGAATTGCTGATAGAACTGCAGAgcagtcactgccctgtgcagtTCTACCTGGGCTGGAGAAGCTGGATTTGGTACAAACTAGAGGCTCTCTATCAGTAATATTTCCAAATCTTAattaagcaaagaaaataaaaagtaagaaTCCTTTCACACTCTTGTAATCAAAATTCAGGCTAAGCCTCTTTTCATGAGATGTTTTGCGGAAGTTCCAGAGCACTGGTCTTCTCCCTAGGGAGCCCCTTTCCAGTGGCCATGGAGCAAGGGACAGGCATTCCATGGCTTTCTGAACCCAACTCTTCCTTGTAAGAAATTCTCCAAATCTCCTTCACCAGGGAAAAGTGAGTTCAAACTCTTGCTGAAATCCTTACTCAGTGTCAGGATTGTAGATTGGAATAGCTATTGTTATGGCAGGTAAACGATCTCTTTACTTAAGGACTGACTTTCCCCAGTATTCATGGATTTACCCATCACTTTATTGCTCTTATTcttatttctgttaaaaagatgtctctccttttctttgccTCCTTGGATGTTCCTTACCCATGCCATGAAAGGCAGAAGCATTCCAGTGATCTCTCCAGCATGCTGGGGACAGGTGTGGAGAGGCTTCCCAAAGTGATTTACTCCAAGCTGGCCGAGCTGCAGCTGGACCCAACACAGTGCCTGCATgtcagcctgccctgcctgacACACTGGGCCTCCCTCTGgcccaaaacacacagaaataaagctcAGAATAGGTAAAAGCTCAAATAAAGTTATTGTGTATAGGAAAGAATCACCAGATTTCATTCCTAGGACTGGAGAAGATAATTGGGAGTCAGGGTGTGGTGGCAGGAGCAAACCGAAACTGCTGAAAGCTGCGTCGCTGGAAGCTTCGCCTGCTCTGCGGATGATTCCTCAGGAATTTCCCAACAGCTGCGTGCAGCCAGCATCTCCTGAGTGAGCACAcattccttccccagccccgcAGTTATCACCTGGACACATCAGTGTAGCTCAGGCAGAAACACGGGATGACTTGTGCTCCGTGGGAGGGGAGGGTGTCTGCAGGCTGGGGACGCTCCTGCTCCTCCGAGACACTCGGTCACCTCTGCCcctcacagctctgtgtgcctgcagcaaccccctgtgcccagagcctcTCCTGCACACACTTCCCTCTGTCttgttatttttcctgtttgtctCCAGGAAATGAGGGCACTAGATAAACCAAGACAAAACTAAGTAATTGTTCTGAGaccttaaaaaattaaattaagctTTCCCTCATGTTTTCATTCAGTTATTTGAACTCATGAGCTTCCTGGGTCTGTCTCATCAGCacaaagaaataggaaaatctTATGGAAATGTAGCTTCCAACGTTTGCAGCTCCATAATTTGCAGCTCTTTAATAAATGAAGTGTTTCCAGGGTGTTTTGTGCTGGGGAACTGTTAATCACAACCTgcctctcctgagcctccttccAGACTCACCCCAACTTGTAGGTCCACAAACAACATCAGAGCGTCCCAGGAACTGAGGCTGTACCCCCCAGGGGCTTTCCAGAGGCATATTCATAATTTCTGGATCATTAGAGTCTCTTTCTGGCCGTGtcattatttctctttcacCTCTCAGGAATTCAGGACAGCTCCTTTATGAAAGTGCATGCTTTGGACCTGCTGGATGTGGTGGAAAGGGTGGGAAGGTCTTTGATATGAGCCCAAGGAATCTGGAGGAGCAGCTAGATGTCAGTAGCAGTTCGCAAGAGGAGGAACCAGGCCACAGCTGGTGGGAatcagctggggctgccaggagagaCTTGGAAGCTTTTACATACCACAGGTAGCCAGGAGTTTCCAGAAGACTGGAAACTGGAAGAGTCTCAATGCAGTGTCTTTATTTGTAGAAACAAGAGTGTGAGGACTCAGATTGGGAAGGATTGAGGCCAAAAAGTGCAGCAGTGGGTTATGTCACTGTCTGTCTTTGCACTGAACAAGGCAGGAGGGGACAATGGGAATGGAAAGGGAAAGATTTGCTTTTCAACTTCTCAGCCAGAGCTCTGACAACAACCGGGATATCCACTGGAGTCCAACACAAGGAAATTTGCCATTATAGGCACAATTGTATCTCTTTTGATCTCTTGTGGAGCACTGGCCATACATGTCTACTGAAAGAATTCTGCATCAAGTCTGGGACTTCATGCAGGGCTGGAACTGAACTTTAAATAATgcttaatttattttggtttaaaaactTCCACCTTTGGCCACTCCTCTGAGTCATTGCAGGTGTTCCAGCGCTGCATTATCTTGTCTTGCCCATGGATACTATCAGTGTCTGGTAGATGAAATAAAGAATATCACTGAAACATCTCTCTGTGGCCTCTCACAACAGGAGAAGGGCACCTTTCACCTGCTCCCTGAGACATTAGTGGTTGAACTTCTTCAGGCACTTGCTCCCATGTTAAGTCTATTTCTGTTTCATCAGAGAAATTGGTGTCTTTATGAAAGAACTGGCAGTAGAAAAGTGTGCCACACTATACTGTATGTCCAGTCCTGAAGTGGTTTTGTCTTTGTACCTGTTCTCCTCCTGTCCTGAGTCTGGCTGTTCCAAAACTCCAGCCTTTGATGGAAAAGGAATAACCAGGAGTTTTGCTTTACTGGGTCATCTCACAGGTGAATGTGACTCTGTAACAGCCACACCACTACCAAAACCACCACTGCTTGGCTTTCTGGACCAACAATTTAATCCTCAAAACACCCTTGTAACACTTTGAACTGCCAGTTCTCCAAACCCAGAGTGACTCTGCCAGCTCACTGTGGCCCACGGCTGCTCTGGCAGGTCAGGGCCAGGACAAAaccagctcagcaccagctgttGGTCAAGGCCAGGGAGGGACTGACCTGCCTGGTCTGTGACAGttgggtggctctgggtgtccAAAGGCCCTACCTGGCTTTTTTCTCAATTCTGTTCTCTGATAAGCTGCACTTTTTCAGTTCCcaccctgccctctgcagcttcccagacAAGGTGTGTTTAACACAGAGATGATCTTTCAAACACTCTTGATGTTCAGGTTGAAACTCTTGGCAATCAGAGAATGACCAGTAAATGACTCAGTCACTATGTGAAAAGAGAGGAGATAAACCCTTTGCCTGCAGTCTTTTCCCAGTGTGAAGATTCCCATAGAATGAAAGGGATAGGTTTGAACATAAGCCATGTCAGCAGAAATTGAATCAGTTGTGGAGACCAAGATTTCATCCTCAAcagtccccaggctgggagatggagcatgAGAGTGCTCAGCCCAGATCTGTCAGCACTAGACTGGGACCAAGGCAAACTGTCTCTGGATGTTCCATCACTGACTTTCAAAATTCTTCTAAAACTGTGTTTCAGCCCAATGCTGTGTGGGAAGGACACAGGCCTCTGCCTGACATGCCTGTCTATGGGGGTCAGGGCAGATGTCACACAGGAATGGGCAACATCTGCCTCAAGCTGTGACAACAGGGAGGACAAGCTGGACAAGACCTGCCAGGTCAGCAAGGCCACTCTCTCCTGCTGGCAAGGCAGCTTTGTTCCCAGTGCAGGATGATCCTGACCAGTTTAGGTGCCCCTTGCTCATGGATCAGCAGCTGGTGTTCAAAAGGAACTCAGTTTCAGACACAGGTTCTTGATTGCATTAGGCAGAAGCAAAGTTTTATTAGAGACATTTTTCAGCAGCAGGTACATAAGTGATCATAGCCCTGGCTGACTACAGCAATAGTCTTGGTGCTGGGCCACACACAGCAATACAGACTGAAAAGCAAATagcaaa
The sequence above is a segment of the Molothrus ater isolate BHLD 08-10-18 breed brown headed cowbird chromosome 27, BPBGC_Mater_1.1, whole genome shotgun sequence genome. Coding sequences within it:
- the LOC118696582 gene encoding keratin, type I cytoskeletal 19-like — encoded protein: MSCNIKETITVSSKGRSSGGSCIIGGGGGGARISSFGIGSGRGFSGRSYCGGVNYGGGLSVGSLAGGSYGGGNCYGNGLGFGLGGGVVVGGLGGDCLLSSCDEKVTMQNLNDRLASYLDKVKCLEKENAELECRIREWYATQGLSCEPRDYSCYYKEIEDLQNQIVCATIDNNKIILDIDNSRMAADDFRVKYETELALRQSVEADINGLRQVLDQLTLCRSDLEAQLESLREELCCLKKNHEEEMSCLRKQSTGDVSVEVNACPGPDLRQILEDLRCQYETLIARNRKEVEDWYECKIEEVNREVITSGQEVETCNNQVTELRRQLQTLEIDLQAQLSQRNNLESSLAETECQYNSLLSELQNQITCVEQQLAEIRAEIECQNQEYKTLLDVKCRLEQEIQTYRCLLEGGQQDLIHGGGMGTGGGVIRTSHTYTTTSAAHCQAQVPPCKTGDIQVTCRRICD